Proteins encoded together in one Acidobacteriota bacterium window:
- the atpH gene encoding ATP synthase F1 subunit delta, translating into MSASANRYAKALFDVALQEKTDLEKIDRDLTVLAEVMHEHHELLHQATRHGVPDEARQSVIGAIADKLEAAPPLRKMLMVLALSQKLSLVPGMVAAFRARLHAHQNIVRADVTSAAPLSPEQTAALVSSLSKVTGKNVDLSVSVDPALMGGVVATIGSTVYDGSVRTQLARLRVQLAEGKQ; encoded by the coding sequence ATGAGCGCTTCCGCCAATCGCTACGCCAAGGCGCTGTTCGACGTCGCGCTGCAAGAGAAGACCGACCTCGAGAAGATCGATCGCGACTTGACCGTGCTGGCCGAGGTCATGCACGAGCATCACGAACTGCTGCACCAGGCGACGCGCCACGGCGTGCCAGACGAGGCACGCCAGAGCGTGATCGGCGCCATCGCCGACAAGCTCGAGGCCGCGCCACCGCTCCGCAAGATGCTGATGGTGCTCGCGCTGTCACAGAAACTCAGCCTGGTGCCCGGGATGGTGGCGGCCTTCCGCGCGCGCCTGCACGCGCACCAGAACATTGTGCGCGCCGACGTTACCAGTGCCGCGCCGCTGTCGCCGGAGCAGACCGCCGCCCTGGTCAGCAGCCTCAGCAAGGTCACGGGCAAGAACGTGGACCTGTCGGTCAGCGTTGACCCCGCCCTCATGGGCGGCGTGGTCGCGACGATCGGCAGCACGGTGTACGACGGCAGCGTAAGAACACAGCTGGCTCGCCTGAGAGTACAGCTCGCTGAAGGGAAACAGTAG
- a CDS encoding ATP synthase F0 subunit B codes for MLTPDITTLWVVAFLLLCTYLLNSLVFKPILQVIDQRSTAVRSARELAESASHKATAAAAEYDLKLNAARAEVYGQMDDMRKAALDKRASLLTATRATVEQELKTATARVQQESQAARETLDRDANNLAGAIVTRVLGRAS; via the coding sequence TTGTTAACACCAGACATCACCACCCTTTGGGTCGTCGCGTTCCTGCTCCTGTGCACCTACCTGCTGAACAGCCTGGTGTTCAAGCCGATCCTGCAGGTCATTGACCAGCGCAGCACCGCCGTGCGCAGCGCCCGCGAGCTCGCCGAGTCGGCCTCGCACAAGGCGACCGCCGCGGCCGCTGAATACGATTTGAAACTGAACGCGGCCCGCGCCGAGGTGTACGGCCAGATGGACGACATGCGCAAGGCCGCGCTCGACAAGCGCGCGTCGCTGCTGACGGCCACGCGCGCCACCGTCGAACAGGAATTGAAGACCGCGACCGCACGCGTGCAGCAGGAATCACAGGCCGCGCGCGAAACCCTCGACCGCGATGCCAACAACCTGGCCGGCGCAATCGTCACCCGCGTCCTCGGCCGCGCCTCCTAG
- the atpA gene encoding F0F1 ATP synthase subunit alpha, whose amino-acid sequence MSIKADEISKIIREQIGSFAVAVDVAETGTVVSVGDGIAKVHGCQRAMAGEMLEFPHGVFGIALNLEEDSVGTVLLGDFTVIKEGDPVKRTGRIISVPVGEEMLGRVVNALGQPIDGKGPILTKKLSPIERIAPGVVDRQSVREPMQTGLKSIDGMVPIGRGQRELIIGDRQTGKTAVALDAILNQKDTGVICIYNAIGQKQSTVAQVVRTLEEADAMRYTIVVAATASDPAPMLYISPYSATAMGEYFRDNGQHALLIYDDLSKHAQSYREISLLLRRPPGREAYPGDVFYLHSRLLERAAKLNDKLGGGSLTSLPIIETQAGDLSAYIPTNVISITDGQIFLEADLFNQGVRPAINVGNSVSRVGGAAQIKAMRQVAGTLRLDLAQYRELSAFAQFGSSDLDKATQNQLNRGARLVEVLKQKQYAPLAVEQQVVILYAGVNGFLDPIAVADVGAAQDELVKFMQTRFGNVLQAIREKKQLDDALKADLNAALKEFGEHFASMKGALAK is encoded by the coding sequence ATGAGCATAAAAGCCGACGAGATTTCCAAGATCATCCGCGAGCAGATTGGCAGTTTTGCCGTCGCGGTGGATGTGGCCGAGACCGGCACCGTGGTGTCAGTGGGTGACGGCATTGCCAAGGTGCATGGCTGCCAGCGCGCCATGGCCGGCGAGATGCTCGAATTCCCGCACGGGGTGTTCGGCATTGCCCTCAACCTTGAAGAAGACAGCGTCGGCACGGTGTTGCTGGGCGACTTCACGGTGATCAAGGAAGGCGATCCCGTCAAGCGCACCGGCCGCATCATCTCGGTGCCGGTCGGCGAAGAAATGCTCGGCCGCGTCGTCAACGCGCTCGGCCAGCCGATCGACGGCAAAGGTCCGATCCTCACCAAGAAGCTGTCGCCGATCGAGCGCATTGCGCCCGGCGTGGTTGACCGCCAGTCGGTGCGCGAGCCCATGCAGACCGGGCTCAAGTCGATCGACGGCATGGTGCCGATTGGCCGCGGCCAGCGCGAACTGATCATCGGCGACCGCCAGACCGGCAAGACCGCGGTCGCGCTCGACGCCATCCTGAACCAGAAGGACACCGGCGTCATCTGTATCTACAACGCCATCGGCCAGAAGCAGTCCACGGTGGCGCAGGTCGTGCGCACGCTCGAGGAAGCCGATGCCATGCGCTACACGATCGTGGTCGCCGCGACCGCGTCGGACCCGGCGCCCATGCTCTACATCAGCCCCTACTCGGCGACGGCCATGGGCGAGTACTTCCGCGACAACGGCCAGCACGCGCTGCTGATTTACGACGACCTCTCGAAGCACGCGCAGTCGTATCGCGAAATCTCGCTGCTGCTGCGCCGTCCGCCCGGCCGCGAGGCGTACCCCGGCGACGTCTTCTACCTGCACTCGCGCCTGCTGGAGAGAGCGGCGAAGCTGAACGACAAGCTGGGCGGCGGTTCGCTGACCTCCTTGCCGATCATCGAAACCCAGGCCGGCGACTTGTCGGCGTACATCCCGACCAACGTCATCTCGATTACCGACGGCCAGATCTTCCTGGAAGCCGACTTGTTCAACCAGGGCGTGCGGCCGGCCATCAACGTCGGCAACTCGGTGTCGCGCGTCGGCGGCGCGGCCCAGATCAAGGCCATGCGCCAGGTCGCCGGCACCCTGCGTCTCGACCTCGCGCAGTACCGCGAGCTGTCGGCCTTCGCGCAGTTCGGCAGCAGCGACCTCGACAAGGCGACCCAGAACCAGCTCAATCGCGGCGCCCGTCTCGTCGAAGTGCTGAAGCAGAAGCAGTACGCGCCGCTGGCGGTTGAGCAGCAGGTCGTGATTCTCTATGCCGGCGTCAACGGCTTCCTCGACCCGATCGCCGTCGCCGATGTCGGCGCCGCACAGGACGAGCTGGTCAAGTTCATGCAGACCCGCTTCGGCAACGTGCTGCAGGCGATCCGCGAGAAGAAGCAGCTGGACGATGCGCTCAAGGCCGACTTGAATGCGGCGCTGAAAGAGTTTGGAGAGCATTTCGCTTCCATGAAGGGAGCTCTCGCGAAGTAA